One genomic window of Coffea eugenioides isolate CCC68of chromosome 1, Ceug_1.0, whole genome shotgun sequence includes the following:
- the LOC113770630 gene encoding protein SENSITIVITY TO RED LIGHT REDUCED 1, with translation MAASAKTLSLEKPNPPAEDWKIVLPRRGKQKRQFRKTIESELQKPGQSWSPIDDQSDPENESKLMQKMLSYVQKLESSQFYQAFIDQIQSHEMSDHLHRVSGSEEKLQMVIYGIGSIESYEPPRLQLSLAILMKRKFTWIGDVEVFDPVLSLTESKVLSALGCSVLSFNEQGRRQALKPTLFFMPHCEAGLYDNLLQANWEVNMLNQIVLFGNSFEAYEQFLSVCKDPIREERQRHIMAIRRFTKEFAINATSDDYFQTFHSSSWHFFRISHDEDLQNC, from the coding sequence ATGGCTGCATCTGCGAAAACTTTAAGCCTTGAAAAGCCTAATCCTCCTGCTGAAGACTGGAAGATAGTCTTACCTCGTCGAGGAAAACAGAAGAGGCAGTTTCGCAAAACCATTGAATCTGAACTACAGAAACCGGGGCAATCCTGGTCTCCTATAGATGATCAAAGTGATCCCGAAAATGAATCAAAATTAATGCAGAAGATGCTGAGTTATGTCCAAAAACTTGAGAGTTCCCAGTTCTATCAAGCCTTCATAGATCAAATCCAAAGTCATGAAATGTCTGATCATTTGCACAGGGTTTCGGGGTCAGAAGAGAAATTGCAGATGGTAATATATGGTATTGGCAGCATTGAGTCATATGAACCACCTCGATTACAACTTAGCCTGGCAATATTGATGAAAAGGAAATTCACGTGGATAGGGGATGTAGAGGTGTTTGATCCAGTTCTTTCTTTAACAGAATCAAAGGTTTTGTCAGCTTTAGGATGTTCTGTGCTATCTTTTAATGAACAGGGAAGGCGACAAGCCTTAAAACCAACACTATTCTTCATGCCACACTGTGAGGCAGGATTGTATGACAATCTCCTCCAGGCGAATTGGGAAGTCAATATGTTGAACCAGATTGTATTGTTTGGAAATAGCTTTGAGGCATATGAACAATTCTTGTCAGTCTGCAAGGATCCAATTCGTGAGGAAAGACAAAGGCATATCATGGCCATCAGGAGGTTCACTAAAGAGTTTGCAATTAATGCAACATCAGATGATTATTTTCAGACTTTCCATAGTTCTAGTTGGCATTTTTTCCGCATCAGTCATGATGAAGACTTGCAAAATTGTTAA
- the LOC113770488 gene encoding pre-mRNA-processing factor 17 isoform X2 yields the protein MDLLQAYAEGGEFDIDDANSPPPQNPPTATDADDTITSSPDSSPMRLSLPSKSSAPKVDDTMLALTVTGNKAQSKPLDPTQHMVSFNPTYDQLWAPIYGPAHPYAKDGIAQGLRNHKLGFVEDASIEPFVFDEQYNTFYKYGYAADPSGNNFVGDLDKLQESGAVSVYNIPQNEQKRRRIDKKKEKLEKLGEVDGEEAGDMDVSEVDNPATEAWIRKNSKSPWAGKREGVGGELTEEQKKYAEEYAKKKGEGENEGGKSNAGMADKSTFHGKEERDYQGRSWIAPPKDAKASNDHCYTPKRLVHTWSGHTKGVSAIRFFPKHGHLLLSAGMDTKVKIWDVYNSGKCMRTYMGHSKAVRDIWFSNDGSKFLTASYDKNIKYWDTETGQVISTFSTGKIPYVVRLNPDEDKQNVLLAGMSDKKIVQWDMNTGQITQEYDQHLGAVNTITFVDNNRRFVTSSDDKSLRVWEFGIPVVIKYISEPHMHSMPSIALHPNSNWLAAQSLDNQILIYSTRERFQLNKKKRFAGHIVAGYACQVNFSPDGRFVMSGDGEGRCWFWDWKSCRVFKTLKCHEGVCIGCEWHPLEQSKVATCGWDGQIKYWD from the exons ATGGATCTTCTTCAAGCATACGCCGAGGGAGGCGAGTTCGACATCGACGACGCCAATTCTCCACCTCCGCAAAACCCTCCGACCGCCACCGACGCTGATGATACCATCACTTCCTCCCCGGACTCCTCGCCGATGCGACTTTCACTGCCGTCGAAGTCTTCCGCCCCAAAGGTCGATGATACAATGCTGGCCCTAACCGTAACAGGTAATAAAGCTCAATCCAAGCCTCTGGATCCTACTCAGCACATGGTTTCGTTCAACCCTACGTATGATCAACTATGGGCACCGATTTACGGTCCGGCCCATCCGTATGCGAAAGACGGAATTGCTCAAGGGCTTAGGAATCATAAACTCGGGTTTGTTGAAGATGCTTCGATTGAACCCTTTGTGTTTGATGAACAGTACAATACTTTTTATAAATATGGGTATGCGGCTGATCCCTCTGGGAATAATTTCGTCGGTGATTTGGATAAGCTGCAGGAAAGTGGCGCGGTTTCTGTGTATAATATTCCTCAGAATGAGCAGAAGAGGAGGAGGATTgataaaaagaaagagaagttggAGAAATTGGGTGAAGTTGATGGGGAGGAAGCCGGAGATATGGATGTGTCCGAGGTTGATAATCCGGCAACTGAGGCTTGGATTAGGAAGAATAGTAAGAGTCCTTGGGCTGGAAAGAGGGAGGGAGTTGGTGGCGAGTTGACTGAGGAGCAGAAAAAGTATGCTGAGGAGTACGCAAAGAAGAAGGGTGAAGGAGAGAACGAGGGTGGGAAAAGTAATGCGGGTATGGCTGATAAGAGTACTTTTCATGGAAAGGAGGAGAGGGATTATCAAGGAAGGTCGTGGATTGCACCTCCTAAGGATGCGAAAGCTAGTAATGATCATTGTTATACACCGAAAAGATTGGTGCATACTTGGAGTGGGCATACTAAAGGGGTTTCTGCTATTAGGTTTTTCCCAAAACATGGGCATTTGTTGCTGTCTGCTGGGATGGATACAAAGGTGAAGATATGGGATGTGTATAATTCAGGGAAATGCATGAGGACTTACATGGGGCACTCAAAGGCTGTCAGGGATATATGGTTTAGTAATGATGGAAGCAAGTTTTTGACTGCCAGCTATGATAAGAATATAAAGTACTGGGATACGGAAACTGGGCAGGTGATATCAACCTTTTCCACAGGGAAGATACCATATGTGGTGAGGCTCAATCCAGATGAGGATAAGCAGAATGTGCTTTTGGCTGGGATGAGTGATAAGAAAATTGTGCAGTGGGATATGAATACTGGGCAGATTACTCAGGAATATGATCAGCATTTAGGGGCAGTGAACACAATCACGTTTGTGGATAATAATAGGAGGTTTGTTACTTCGAGTGATGATAAGTCACTGCGTGTTTGGGAGTTTGGGATTCCAGTTGTTATAAAGTATATAAGCGAACCGCATATGCATTCAATGCCATCCATTGCCTTGCACCCAAATTCTAATTGGCTTGCTGCACAGAGTTTGGATAATCAGATTCTTATTTACAGTACAAGGGAGAGGTTTCAGCTTAATAAGAAGAAGAGATTTGCAGGGCATATTGTAGCTGGATATGCTTGTCAGGTTAACTTCTCACCAGACGGACGTTTTGTCATGTCAGGAGATGGTGAGGGCAGATGTTGGTTTTGGGATTGGAAGAGTTGCAGGGTTTTTAAGACCCTTAAATGTCATGAAGGGGTATGTATTGGCTGCGAATGGCATCCATTGGAGCAGAGTAAAGTAGCTACATGTGGATGGGATGGTCAAATTAAATATTG GGACTAA
- the LOC113770488 gene encoding pre-mRNA-processing factor 17 isoform X1, producing MDLLQAYAEGGEFDIDDANSPPPQNPPTATDADDTITSSPDSSPMRLSLPSKSSAPKVDDTMLALTVTGNKAQSKPLDPTQHMVSFNPTYDQLWAPIYGPAHPYAKDGIAQGLRNHKLGFVEDASIEPFVFDEQYNTFYKYGYAADPSGNNFVGDLDKLQESGAVSVYNIPQNEQKRRRIDKKKEKLEKLGEVDGEEAGDMDVSEVDNPATEAWIRKNSKSPWAGKREGVGGELTEEQKKYAEEYAKKKGEGENEGGKSNAGMADKSTFHGKEERDYQGRSWIAPPKDAKASNDHCYTPKRLVHTWSGHTKGVSAIRFFPKHGHLLLSAGMDTKVKIWDVYNSGKCMRTYMGHSKAVRDIWFSNDGSKFLTASYDKNIKYWDTETGQVISTFSTGKIPYVVRLNPDEDKQNVLLAGMSDKKIVQWDMNTGQITQEYDQHLGAVNTITFVDNNRRFVTSSDDKSLRVWEFGIPVVIKYISEPHMHSMPSIALHPNSNWLAAQSLDNQILIYSTRERFQLNKKKRFAGHIVAGYACQVNFSPDGRFVMSGDGEGRCWFWDWKSCRVFKTLKCHEGVCIGCEWHPLEQSKVATCGWDGQIKYWEVGDLDDLYRQAYLSGTNLEDEEVCSTCGWTTFEDGVCPTCGSCYNLYDVKPFSGPMMVEPQKS from the exons ATGGATCTTCTTCAAGCATACGCCGAGGGAGGCGAGTTCGACATCGACGACGCCAATTCTCCACCTCCGCAAAACCCTCCGACCGCCACCGACGCTGATGATACCATCACTTCCTCCCCGGACTCCTCGCCGATGCGACTTTCACTGCCGTCGAAGTCTTCCGCCCCAAAGGTCGATGATACAATGCTGGCCCTAACCGTAACAGGTAATAAAGCTCAATCCAAGCCTCTGGATCCTACTCAGCACATGGTTTCGTTCAACCCTACGTATGATCAACTATGGGCACCGATTTACGGTCCGGCCCATCCGTATGCGAAAGACGGAATTGCTCAAGGGCTTAGGAATCATAAACTCGGGTTTGTTGAAGATGCTTCGATTGAACCCTTTGTGTTTGATGAACAGTACAATACTTTTTATAAATATGGGTATGCGGCTGATCCCTCTGGGAATAATTTCGTCGGTGATTTGGATAAGCTGCAGGAAAGTGGCGCGGTTTCTGTGTATAATATTCCTCAGAATGAGCAGAAGAGGAGGAGGATTgataaaaagaaagagaagttggAGAAATTGGGTGAAGTTGATGGGGAGGAAGCCGGAGATATGGATGTGTCCGAGGTTGATAATCCGGCAACTGAGGCTTGGATTAGGAAGAATAGTAAGAGTCCTTGGGCTGGAAAGAGGGAGGGAGTTGGTGGCGAGTTGACTGAGGAGCAGAAAAAGTATGCTGAGGAGTACGCAAAGAAGAAGGGTGAAGGAGAGAACGAGGGTGGGAAAAGTAATGCGGGTATGGCTGATAAGAGTACTTTTCATGGAAAGGAGGAGAGGGATTATCAAGGAAGGTCGTGGATTGCACCTCCTAAGGATGCGAAAGCTAGTAATGATCATTGTTATACACCGAAAAGATTGGTGCATACTTGGAGTGGGCATACTAAAGGGGTTTCTGCTATTAGGTTTTTCCCAAAACATGGGCATTTGTTGCTGTCTGCTGGGATGGATACAAAGGTGAAGATATGGGATGTGTATAATTCAGGGAAATGCATGAGGACTTACATGGGGCACTCAAAGGCTGTCAGGGATATATGGTTTAGTAATGATGGAAGCAAGTTTTTGACTGCCAGCTATGATAAGAATATAAAGTACTGGGATACGGAAACTGGGCAGGTGATATCAACCTTTTCCACAGGGAAGATACCATATGTGGTGAGGCTCAATCCAGATGAGGATAAGCAGAATGTGCTTTTGGCTGGGATGAGTGATAAGAAAATTGTGCAGTGGGATATGAATACTGGGCAGATTACTCAGGAATATGATCAGCATTTAGGGGCAGTGAACACAATCACGTTTGTGGATAATAATAGGAGGTTTGTTACTTCGAGTGATGATAAGTCACTGCGTGTTTGGGAGTTTGGGATTCCAGTTGTTATAAAGTATATAAGCGAACCGCATATGCATTCAATGCCATCCATTGCCTTGCACCCAAATTCTAATTGGCTTGCTGCACAGAGTTTGGATAATCAGATTCTTATTTACAGTACAAGGGAGAGGTTTCAGCTTAATAAGAAGAAGAGATTTGCAGGGCATATTGTAGCTGGATATGCTTGTCAGGTTAACTTCTCACCAGACGGACGTTTTGTCATGTCAGGAGATGGTGAGGGCAGATGTTGGTTTTGGGATTGGAAGAGTTGCAGGGTTTTTAAGACCCTTAAATGTCATGAAGGGGTATGTATTGGCTGCGAATGGCATCCATTGGAGCAGAGTAAAGTAGCTACATGTGGATGGGATGGTCAAATTAAATATTG GGAGGTTGGTGACTTGGATGACTTGTACCGACAGGCATATCTTTCAG GGACTAACCTTGAAGATGAAGAAGTCTGCTCAACCTGTGGCTGGACCACCTTTGAAGATGGAGTGTGCCCAACCTGTGGATCCTGTTACAATTTGTATGATGTTAAACCTTTCAGCGGACCAATGATGGTAGAGCCCCAAAAAAGTTGA